In the Klebsiella aerogenes KCTC 2190 genome, one interval contains:
- a CDS encoding bifunctional tRNA (adenosine(37)-C2)-methyltransferase TrmG/ribosomal RNA large subunit methyltransferase RlmN: MSEQIVTPDTAALTVPNKDAKINLLDLNRQQMREFFKNMGEKPFRADQVMKWMYHYCCDDFDEMTDINKVLRGKLKEVAEIRAPEVVEEQRSSDGTIKWAIAVGDQRVETVYIPEEDRATLCVSSQVGCALECKFCSTAQQGFNRNLRVSEIIGQVWRAAKIVGAVKTTGVRPITNVVMMGMGEPLLNLNNVVPAMEIMLDDFGFGLSKRRVTLSTSGVVPALDKLGDMIDVALAISLHAPNDTIRDEIVPINKKYNIETFLNSVRGYISKSNANQGRVTIEYVMLDHVNDGTEHAHELAALLKDTPCKINLIPWNPFPGAPYGRSSNSRIDRFSKVLMEYGFTTIVRKTRGDDIDAACGQLAGDVIDRTKRTLRKRMQGEAIDVKAV; this comes from the coding sequence ATGTCTGAACAAATTGTCACACCTGATACCGCCGCTCTGACGGTGCCGAATAAAGATGCCAAAATCAACCTGCTGGATTTAAACCGTCAGCAGATGCGCGAGTTTTTCAAAAACATGGGCGAGAAGCCTTTCCGCGCCGATCAGGTGATGAAATGGATGTATCACTACTGCTGCGATGACTTTGATGAAATGACCGACATCAACAAAGTCCTGCGCGGCAAACTGAAGGAAGTCGCCGAGATCCGTGCGCCGGAAGTCGTTGAAGAGCAGCGCTCCAGCGACGGCACCATTAAGTGGGCGATTGCCGTTGGCGATCAGCGCGTTGAAACGGTATACATCCCGGAAGAAGACCGCGCCACGCTGTGCGTCTCTTCACAGGTTGGCTGTGCGCTGGAATGTAAATTCTGCTCCACCGCTCAGCAAGGCTTCAACCGTAACCTGCGCGTTTCCGAAATTATTGGCCAGGTCTGGCGCGCGGCGAAAATCGTCGGCGCGGTGAAGACTACCGGCGTGCGTCCAATTACCAACGTGGTAATGATGGGCATGGGCGAGCCGCTGCTGAACCTCAACAACGTCGTTCCGGCGATGGAAATCATGCTGGATGACTTCGGTTTTGGTCTCTCCAAACGCCGCGTGACCTTGTCTACCTCCGGCGTGGTGCCGGCGCTGGATAAACTCGGCGACATGATCGACGTTGCGCTGGCGATTTCTCTGCACGCGCCGAACGACACCATCCGCGACGAAATTGTACCGATTAACAAAAAGTACAATATTGAGACCTTCCTGAACTCGGTGCGCGGCTATATTTCGAAGTCCAACGCCAACCAGGGTCGTGTGACTATCGAGTACGTCATGCTGGATCACGTCAACGACGGTACCGAGCACGCCCATGAACTGGCGGCGCTGCTGAAAGATACGCCGTGCAAGATCAACCTGATCCCATGGAATCCGTTCCCGGGCGCGCCGTACGGCCGTAGTTCTAACAGCCGTATCGATCGTTTCTCCAAAGTGCTGATGGAATATGGTTTCACCACCATCGTGCGTAAAACCCGCGGCGACGATATCGATGCTGCCTGCGGCCAGCTGGCGGGCGACGTAATCGACCGTACCAAACGTACGCTGCGTAAGCGTATGCAGGGCGAAGCGATCGACGTGAAAGCCGTCTGA
- the rodZ gene encoding cytoskeleton protein RodZ gives MNTEATQDHQEANSTGARLRNAREQLGLSQQAVAERLCLKVSTVRDIEEDKAPADLASTFLRGYIRSYARLVHIPEEELLPMMAKQAPIRAAKVAPMQSFSLGKRRKKRDGWLMSFTWLILFVVIGLSGAWWWQDHKAQQEEITSMADQSTSDLNSSDSGSQSIPLDTSSANNAPDTTAANANSAPVDTSTAPAPSAPAATSAPVDNNAVVAPSQANVDTAAAAPAAPAPTSALPTDQANAATTASAQDLVMNFSADCWLEVSDATGKKLFSGLQRKGGNLNLSGQAPYKLKIGAPAAVQIQYLGKPVDLSRFIRTNQVARLTLNAEQSPAQ, from the coding sequence ATGAATACTGAAGCCACTCAAGACCATCAAGAAGCAAACTCTACGGGCGCGCGCCTGCGTAACGCCCGCGAACAACTCGGACTCAGCCAGCAAGCGGTGGCTGAACGCTTATGCCTGAAGGTTTCCACGGTTCGTGATATTGAAGAAGATAAGGCGCCAGCCGATCTCGCTTCGACCTTCCTGCGTGGCTATATCCGTTCCTACGCTCGCCTCGTACATATTCCGGAAGAAGAACTGCTGCCGATGATGGCGAAGCAAGCGCCGATTCGCGCCGCCAAAGTGGCGCCGATGCAGAGCTTCTCGCTGGGTAAACGTCGCAAAAAACGCGACGGTTGGCTGATGAGCTTTACCTGGCTGATTTTGTTTGTGGTTATCGGCCTGAGCGGCGCATGGTGGTGGCAAGACCACAAAGCGCAGCAGGAAGAGATCACCAGCATGGCCGATCAATCCACCAGCGATCTGAACAGTAGCGATAGCGGCAGCCAGTCAATTCCGCTGGATACCAGCTCGGCGAATAACGCGCCGGATACGACGGCAGCCAATGCCAATAGCGCGCCGGTCGATACCTCCACCGCACCTGCGCCAAGCGCGCCAGCGGCGACCTCCGCGCCGGTGGATAACAACGCCGTGGTCGCTCCTTCGCAGGCTAACGTTGATACCGCCGCCGCCGCGCCGGCTGCGCCAGCCCCGACCTCCGCATTGCCGACCGATCAGGCGAATGCCGCGACGACGGCTTCCGCTCAGGATCTGGTGATGAACTTTAGCGCCGATTGCTGGCTGGAAGTGAGCGATGCGACCGGTAAGAAACTGTTCAGCGGCCTGCAGCGTAAAGGCGGGAACCTGAACCTGAGCGGTCAGGCGCCGTATAAGCTGAAAATCGGCGCCCCGGCTGCGGTACAAATTCAGTATCTGGGCAAACCAGTCGATTTGAGTCGTTTTATCAGAACTAACCAGGTTGCGCGTCTGACCCTTAATGCCGAACAATCACCGGCGCAGTAA
- the ispG gene encoding flavodoxin-dependent (E)-4-hydroxy-3-methylbut-2-enyl-diphosphate synthase: MHNQAPIQRRKSKRIYVGNVPIGDGAPIAVQSMTNTRTTDVAATVNQIKALERVGADIVRVSVPTMDAAEAFKLIKQQVNVPLVADIHFDYRIALKVAEYGVDCLRINPGNIGNEERIRMVVDCARDKNIPIRIGVNAGSLEKDLQEKYGEPTPQALLESAMRHVDHLDRLNFDQFKVSVKASDVFLAVESYRLLAKQIDQPLHLGITEAGGARSGAVKSAIGLGLLLSEGIGDTLRVSLAADPVEEIKVGFDILKSLRIRSRGINFIACPTCSRQEFDVIGTVNALEQRLEDIITPMDVSIIGCVVNGPGEALVSTLGVTGGNKKSGLYEDGVRKDRLDNNDMIDQLEARIRAKATMLDEARRIEVQQVEAK, encoded by the coding sequence ATGCATAACCAGGCTCCAATTCAACGTAGAAAGTCCAAACGCATTTACGTTGGTAATGTGCCGATTGGCGATGGGGCTCCCATCGCCGTACAGTCGATGACCAATACTCGCACCACCGATGTGGCCGCGACGGTAAATCAAATCAAAGCGCTGGAGCGCGTAGGCGCGGACATCGTCCGCGTTTCCGTCCCGACGATGGACGCAGCGGAAGCTTTCAAGCTCATCAAACAGCAGGTCAACGTCCCGCTGGTCGCCGATATCCACTTTGACTACCGTATCGCGCTGAAAGTCGCGGAATATGGCGTTGATTGCCTGCGCATCAACCCTGGCAACATTGGTAACGAAGAGCGTATCCGCATGGTTGTGGACTGCGCGCGCGACAAAAACATTCCTATCCGCATCGGCGTCAACGCCGGTTCGCTGGAAAAAGATCTGCAGGAAAAATACGGCGAGCCGACGCCGCAGGCGCTGTTAGAGTCCGCCATGCGTCACGTCGATCATCTCGATCGTTTGAACTTCGATCAGTTCAAAGTTAGCGTAAAAGCCTCAGATGTCTTCCTCGCTGTTGAATCCTATCGTCTGTTGGCGAAGCAGATCGATCAACCGCTGCATCTCGGGATCACTGAAGCCGGCGGCGCGCGTAGCGGCGCGGTAAAATCCGCGATCGGTTTAGGTCTGCTGCTGTCTGAAGGGATCGGCGATACCCTGCGCGTGTCGCTGGCCGCCGACCCGGTGGAAGAGATCAAAGTTGGCTTCGATATCCTGAAGTCGCTGCGCATCCGTTCTCGCGGTATTAACTTTATCGCTTGCCCGACCTGCTCGCGTCAGGAGTTTGACGTCATCGGTACGGTGAACGCGCTGGAGCAGCGTCTGGAAGATATCATCACTCCGATGGATGTTTCGATCATCGGCTGTGTGGTTAACGGCCCTGGCGAAGCGCTGGTTTCCACTCTCGGCGTCACTGGCGGCAACAAGAAAAGCGGCCTGTACGAGGACGGCGTTCGCAAAGACCGACTGGACAACAACGACATGATCGACCAGCTGGAAGCGCGTATCCGTGCGAAAGCCACCATGCTGGATGAAGCGCGTCGTATTGAAGTTCAGCAGGTTGAAGCAAAATAA
- the ndk gene encoding nucleoside-diphosphate kinase yields the protein MAIERTFSIIKPNAVAKNVIGSIFSRFEAAGFKIVGTKMLHLTVEQARGFYAEHEGRPFFDGLVEFMTSGPIVVSVLEGENAVQRHRDLLGATNPDNALAGTLRADYADSFTENGTHGSDSVESAAREIAFFFAEGEVCPRTR from the coding sequence ATGGCTATTGAACGTACTTTTTCCATCATCAAACCAAACGCGGTGGCAAAAAACGTTATTGGCAGCATCTTTTCTCGCTTTGAAGCTGCAGGGTTCAAAATCGTCGGCACCAAAATGCTGCATCTGACCGTTGAGCAGGCTCGCGGTTTCTATGCTGAGCACGAAGGTCGTCCGTTCTTCGACGGTCTGGTTGAGTTCATGACCTCCGGCCCGATCGTGGTTTCCGTACTGGAAGGCGAAAACGCGGTTCAGCGTCACCGTGACCTGCTGGGCGCCACCAACCCGGATAACGCCCTGGCCGGTACCCTGCGTGCTGACTACGCTGACAGCTTCACCGAGAACGGCACCCACGGTTCCGACTCTGTAGAATCCGCTGCTCGCGAAATAGCGTTCTTCTTTGCTGAAGGCGAGGTTTGCCCGCGCACTCGCTAA
- the pbpC gene encoding peptidoglycan glycosyltransferase PbpC (penicillin-binding protein 1C) encodes MRALPRIKRRWRWLAAFIFLLWLAVLLADRLWPLPLHEVTPARVVVAEDGTPLWRFADAQGVWRYPVTIADVSPRYLQALIQYEDRWFWKHPGVNPFAVLRAAWQDLTSGRVISGGSTLTMQVARLLDPHPRTFGGKLRQLWRALQLEWHLSKSEILTLYLNRAPFGGTLQGIGAASWAYLGKPPAQLSYGEAALLAVLPQAPSRLRPDRWPQRAQAARDKVLERMLSQGVWPQRAVQEAMEEPVWLFPRQMPQLAPLFARRVLATSGDEKVTTTLDAGLQRQLEDLAMNWKSRLPPRSSLAIVVVDHTDMKVRGWVGSADIRDDSRFGHIDMVSAVRSPGSVLKPFIYAMAMDDGLIHPASLLQDVPRRFSDYRPGNFDSGFHGPVSASEALVRSLNLPAVQVLEAYGPKRFAANLRNAGLPLMLPAGAEPNLSLILGGAGARLEDIVAAYGAFARHGKAARLRMKPDDPLVERALMSPGAAWITRRILAGEAQPLPDASLPQAVPLAWKTGTSYGYRDAWAVGLNARYLIGIWTGRPDGTPVVGQFGFASAVPLLNQVNNMLLARPLMSRGGLPVDPRPQSVSRGTVCWPGGQDLPVGDSNCRRRLASWLLDASQPPTLLLPGQEGVRGIRFPVWRNAAGERVAADCPGATETSVDVWPLPLEPWLPVSERRRARLGTASKACPPLQTQDAAPLVLSGIREGAVIKRLPGEARVMLPVQTSGGEGRRWWFINGEPLEATGARTTITLDKPGEWQLVVMDEAGQTAAANFTLQ; translated from the coding sequence ATGCGCGCATTACCTCGCATAAAACGCCGCTGGCGCTGGCTGGCGGCGTTTATTTTTCTGCTGTGGTTAGCGGTGCTGCTGGCCGATCGTCTGTGGCCGCTGCCGCTGCATGAAGTCACCCCCGCCCGCGTGGTGGTAGCGGAAGACGGCACGCCGCTCTGGCGCTTTGCCGATGCGCAGGGCGTCTGGCGTTATCCGGTCACCATCGCCGACGTTTCGCCGCGCTATCTGCAGGCGCTCATTCAGTATGAAGACCGCTGGTTCTGGAAACATCCGGGGGTCAATCCCTTCGCGGTGCTGCGTGCCGCCTGGCAGGATCTCACTTCCGGGCGGGTGATTTCTGGCGGCAGCACGCTCACCATGCAGGTCGCGCGTCTGCTCGACCCTCATCCGCGCACCTTCGGTGGCAAGCTACGCCAGCTATGGCGGGCGCTGCAGCTGGAGTGGCATCTGTCAAAAAGCGAAATTCTTACCCTGTATCTGAACCGCGCGCCGTTTGGCGGCACCCTGCAGGGGATCGGCGCGGCTAGCTGGGCTTATCTTGGTAAACCGCCCGCTCAGCTTAGCTACGGCGAGGCGGCGCTACTGGCCGTGCTGCCGCAGGCGCCGAGCCGTTTACGCCCGGACCGCTGGCCGCAGCGGGCGCAGGCGGCTCGCGATAAGGTGCTGGAGAGGATGCTCAGCCAGGGCGTCTGGCCGCAACGAGCGGTACAGGAAGCGATGGAAGAGCCGGTGTGGCTTTTTCCGCGGCAGATGCCGCAGCTGGCGCCGCTGTTTGCGCGCCGGGTGCTGGCGACAAGCGGTGATGAAAAGGTGACGACAACGCTCGATGCCGGGCTCCAGCGGCAGCTTGAAGATCTGGCGATGAACTGGAAATCACGTCTGCCGCCGCGCAGCTCACTGGCGATTGTCGTCGTCGATCACACCGATATGAAAGTCCGCGGCTGGGTGGGATCGGCGGATATCCGCGATGATAGCCGCTTCGGCCACATTGATATGGTCTCGGCGGTGCGCTCGCCGGGGTCGGTGCTGAAACCCTTTATCTACGCGATGGCGATGGATGACGGGCTGATTCACCCGGCATCGCTATTACAGGATGTGCCACGGCGCTTTAGCGATTATCGTCCAGGTAATTTCGACAGCGGGTTTCATGGCCCGGTGAGCGCCAGCGAGGCTCTGGTGCGTTCGTTGAATCTCCCGGCGGTGCAGGTGCTCGAAGCCTATGGACCAAAACGCTTTGCGGCTAATTTACGCAATGCCGGGCTCCCTCTGATGCTACCCGCCGGCGCCGAACCGAATCTGTCGCTGATCCTCGGCGGCGCCGGAGCGAGGCTGGAAGATATTGTCGCGGCATATGGCGCCTTCGCCCGCCATGGCAAGGCGGCGCGGCTGCGCATGAAGCCCGACGACCCGCTGGTGGAAAGGGCGCTAATGTCGCCAGGCGCGGCGTGGATCACCCGGCGGATATTGGCAGGCGAAGCCCAGCCATTACCCGATGCGTCGCTGCCGCAGGCGGTGCCGCTGGCGTGGAAAACCGGTACCAGCTACGGTTATCGCGATGCGTGGGCGGTAGGCCTCAACGCGCGTTATTTGATTGGCATCTGGACCGGACGGCCAGACGGTACGCCGGTGGTGGGGCAGTTTGGTTTTGCCAGCGCCGTGCCGCTGTTAAACCAGGTCAATAATATGCTGCTGGCGCGTCCGTTAATGAGCCGCGGCGGGCTGCCGGTCGACCCGCGTCCGCAGTCGGTGAGCCGCGGCACTGTCTGCTGGCCCGGCGGGCAGGATCTGCCGGTTGGCGATAGTAACTGCCGCAGGCGTTTAGCCAGCTGGCTTCTGGACGCCAGCCAGCCGCCGACGCTGCTGCTACCGGGTCAGGAGGGCGTGCGCGGTATCCGCTTCCCGGTCTGGCGTAACGCAGCAGGAGAAAGGGTCGCCGCGGATTGTCCGGGCGCGACAGAAACTTCTGTTGATGTCTGGCCGCTGCCGCTGGAACCCTGGCTGCCGGTTAGCGAGCGCCGCCGGGCGCGGCTGGGTACGGCATCGAAGGCGTGTCCGCCGCTGCAGACTCAGGATGCCGCGCCGCTGGTGCTTTCCGGCATCCGCGAAGGCGCAGTGATAAAACGACTGCCGGGCGAGGCGCGGGTGATGTTACCCGTACAAACGAGCGGTGGGGAAGGGCGACGCTGGTGGTTTATTAACGGCGAACCATTAGAGGCAACAGGCGCAAGAACGACAATTACGCTAGATAAACCCGGCGAGTGGCAACTGGTGGTAATGGATGAGGCAGGGCAAACGGCGGCCGCCAATTTCACCCTACAATAA
- the hisS gene encoding histidine--tRNA ligase — MAKNIQAIRGMNDYLPGETALWQRIEGSLKQVLGSYGYSEIRLPIVEQTPLFKRAIGEVTDVVEKEMYTFEDRNGDSLTLRPEGTAGCVRAGIEHGLLYNQEQRLWYVGPMFRHERPQKGRYRQFHQIGAEVFGLQGPDIDAELIMLTARWWRELGISDHVSLELNSIGSLEARAAYRDALVAYLEQFKDKLDEDCKRRMYTNPLRVLDSKNPEVQALLNDAPALGDYLDDESKEHFAGLCALLDAAGIRYTVNQRLVRGLDYYNRTVFEWVTTSLGSQGTVCAGGRYDGLVEQLGGRATPGVGFAMGLERLVLLVQAVNPEFKADPVVDIYLVASGTDTQSAAMRLAEQVRDALPGVKLMTNHGGGNFKKQFARADKWGARVALVVGESEIADGNVVVKDLRSGEQTTVTQDSVAAHLRTLLG; from the coding sequence GTGGCAAAGAACATTCAAGCCATCCGTGGCATGAACGATTATCTGCCGGGCGAAACCGCTCTCTGGCAGCGCATTGAAGGCTCACTGAAGCAGGTGCTCGGTAGCTACGGTTACAGCGAAATTCGTTTGCCGATTGTAGAGCAGACCCCGTTATTCAAACGCGCGATCGGCGAAGTGACCGACGTGGTTGAAAAAGAGATGTATACCTTCGAAGACCGCAATGGCGATAGCCTGACGCTGCGTCCGGAAGGAACGGCGGGCTGCGTACGTGCCGGCATCGAACATGGTCTGCTGTACAATCAAGAACAGCGTCTGTGGTACGTGGGGCCGATGTTCCGCCACGAACGTCCGCAGAAAGGGCGCTACCGTCAGTTCCATCAGATTGGCGCGGAAGTCTTTGGCCTGCAGGGCCCGGATATCGACGCTGAGCTTATCATGTTGACCGCGCGCTGGTGGCGCGAGCTGGGCATTTCCGATCACGTCAGCCTTGAGCTGAACTCCATCGGTTCGCTGGAGGCGCGTGCCGCCTATCGCGACGCGCTGGTTGCCTATCTGGAACAATTTAAAGATAAGCTTGATGAAGACTGCAAACGCCGCATGTATACCAATCCGCTGCGCGTGCTGGACTCTAAAAATCCGGAAGTGCAGGCGCTGCTGAACGATGCGCCGGCGCTGGGCGATTATCTGGACGACGAGTCCAAAGAACACTTCGCCGGTCTGTGCGCGCTGCTCGACGCTGCTGGAATTCGCTATACCGTCAACCAGCGCCTGGTGCGCGGGCTCGACTATTACAATCGCACCGTATTTGAGTGGGTCACGACCAGCCTCGGTTCGCAGGGTACCGTCTGCGCCGGCGGCCGTTATGACGGTCTGGTAGAGCAGCTTGGCGGACGCGCAACGCCGGGCGTTGGCTTTGCGATGGGCCTGGAACGTCTTGTTTTACTGGTTCAGGCAGTCAATCCGGAATTTAAAGCCGATCCTGTTGTCGATATATACCTGGTAGCCTCCGGTACCGATACTCAGTCCGCAGCAATGCGTCTGGCTGAGCAGGTTCGCGATGCGCTGCCCGGCGTTAAGCTGATGACTAACCACGGCGGCGGTAACTTTAAGAAGCAGTTCGCCCGCGCTGACAAGTGGGGCGCGCGCGTCGCGCTGGTGGTCGGTGAGTCAGAAATTGCTGACGGAAACGTGGTAGTGAAGGATTTACGCTCAGGTGAGCAAACTACCGTAACGCAGGATAGCGTTGCCGCGCATTTGCGCACACTTCTGGGTTAA